One Fusarium falciforme chromosome 1, complete sequence genomic window carries:
- a CDS encoding PWWP domain-containing protein produces MADQPNEKPEVAAAAADAQEAPATENKPAEAPSAEDKAEPAGETAKGGDENDKAAEESKEAESSEKPAGAQDATEKPKEGEKPAAEDEDTEMKDATETPAAKEATADSAAPPADGETTAANTAAETPAPKGRNNRRKSTGGAGGKTLSKKASKARLTHLDAKPGDHFLVKLKGFPAWPAIICDESMLPQALVVNRPVTAARRDGTYNEAYADGGKRVNDRSFPVMYLYTNEFGWVPNTSLTELTPEKASDSITEKMRKDLREAFELASQNNPIDYYKDVLKQFQEELIAQEEAKKEAAATPKKSKKGKAKAPADDLEMDDVDDDVPEKPKSKKRKAEDDASTPQRSDSVKKPKIKLNTSTPKAANGTPKGKDESATKTKLKVKKSSEKKAEGPKEPKEPKMTAEQRRQRKEKEVLYLRHKLQRGLLTRDQQPQESEMKQMSEYVTMLENFKDLEVSIIRSTKINKVLKAILKLQTIPREEEFHFKDRSQALLDQWNQLMANEPAAAAANGVNGKSEAKHSEKKRESHSGKEDTEEPKAEESGKPKAEPEATPEAPAAVKSEKDETVAPPEPMETEA; encoded by the exons atggccgacCAGCCCAACGAGAAGCCCGaggtcgccgccgccgctgctgacGCGCAGGAAGCTCCTGCCACCGAGAACAAGCCTGCCGAGGCCCCATCAGCCGAGGACAAGGCAGAGCCCGCGGGCGAGACAGCCAAGGGAGGCGACGAGAACgacaaggccgccgagg AATCCAAGGAAGCTGAGAGCTCAGAGAAGCCCGCCGGAGCTCAAGACGCGACCGAGAAACCCAAGGAGGGCGAGAAACCTGCTGCTGAGGACGAAGACACTGAGATGAAGGACGCGACCGAGACACCAGCTGCCAAGGAGGCCACTGCTGATAGCGCGGCTCCCCCTGCTGATGGCGAGACCACAGCTGCAAACACCGCAGCCGAGACTCCCGCACCCAAGGGGAGAAACAACCGACGCAAGTCGACGGGCGGGGCTGGAGGCAAGACTCTGAGCAAGAAGGCTTCCAAGGCGCGCCTCACACACCTGGACGCCAAGCCTGGCGACCACTTCCTGGTCAAGCTGAAGGGTTTCCCCGCGTGGCCAGCCATCATCTGCGACGAGTCAATGCTCCCCCAGGCCCTCGTCGTCAACCGTCCCGTAACCGCGGCACGACGCGATGGCACCTACAACGAGGCTTATGCCGATGGCGGCAAGCGCGTCAACGACCGAAGCTTTCCTGTCATGTATCTGTACACGAACGAATT CGGATGGGTTCCCAACACATCCCTCACAGAGCTCACCCCCGAGAAGGCCTCTGACTCGATCACCGAGAAGATGCGCAAGGATTTGCGAGAAGCGTTTGAGCTCGCCTCCCAGAACAACCCCATCGATTACTACAAAGACGTCTTAAAGCAATTCCAAGAAGAGCTGATTGCACAGGAGGAGGCAAAGAAGGAGGCCGCTGCGACACCcaagaagtccaagaagggcaaggccaaggcacCAGCTGATGacctggagatggatgacgTGGACGACGACGTTCCagagaagcccaagtccaagaagcggAAGGCCGAAGACGACGCCAGC ACACCTCAACGGTCCGACTCggtcaagaagcccaagatcaAGCTCAACACTTCTACCCCCAAAGCGGCCAATGGCActcccaagggcaaggacgaATCAGCTACTAAGACAaagctcaaggtcaagaagtcgtctgagaagaaggccgagggcCCCAAGGAGCCCAAGGAGCCCAAGATGACTGCCGAGCAGCGTCGGCAGCGCAAGGAG AAGGAAGTTCTCTACCTCCGACATAAGCTCCAACGTGGACTCCTCACAAGAGACCAGCAGCCTCAGGAATCTGAGATGAAGCAGATGTCCGAGTACGTGACAATGCTGGAGAACTTCAAGGATCTCGAGGTCTCCATCATCCGCTCGaccaagatcaacaaggTTCTCAAGGCCATCTTGAAGCTCCAGACCATTCCCCGCGAGGAAGAATTCCATTTTAAGGATCGTTCCCAAGCGCTTTTGGACCAGTGGAATCAGTTGATGGCCAACgagcctgctgctgccgccgccaacGGAGTTAACGGAAAGTCCGAAGCCAAGCActcagagaagaagagagaatcGCATAGTGGCAAAGAGGACACTGAGGAGCCCAAGGCGGAGGAGTCTGGAAAGCCCAAGGCGGAGCCTGAGGCAACACCAGAGGCGCCAGCGGCCGTGAAGAGCGAGAAGGATGAG ACCGTTGCCCCTCCTGAGCCTATGGAAACCGAGGCTTAG
- a CDS encoding Replication factor C subunit 2 produces the protein MASFFDLKARKAAAAANANADQKQDKSTNPRTQPWVEKYRPKTLSDVTAQDHTVDVLQRTLQSSNLPHMLFYGPPGTGKTSTVLALAKELYGPEMIKSRVLELNASDERGISIVREKVKNFARTQLTNPSPGYKDKYPCPPFKIIILDEADSMTQDAQSALRRTMETYSKITRFCLICNYVTRIIDPLASRCSKFRFKSLDQSNAKKRLEEIAEKEGVPLEDGAVDTLIKCSEGDLRKAITFLQSAARLVGAGAPEKDADGADTMDVDKKAVTVKIVEDIAGVIPESTIEDLVQAIRPKSSGPSYQNVSKVVEDMVADGWSAGQVVGQLYQALTYDETIPDPQKNKIVLIFSEVDKRLVDGADEHLSILDLAMRVSAIMAGK, from the exons ATGGCGAGCTTTTTCGACCTCAAAGCCAGGAAGGCGGCTGCCGCTGCCAATGCGAATGCCGACCAGAAGCAGGACAAGTCCACCAATCCCCGAACCCAACCTTGGGTTGAGAAATA CCGACCGAAGACCCTCAGCGATGTCACTGCTCAAGATCACACCGTCGATGTTCTCCAAAGGACTCTGCAATCCTCCAAT CTCCCACACATGCTCTTCTACGGCCCCCCCGGTACAGGTAAAACCTCGACTGTCCTCGCGCTGGCAAAGGAACTGTACGGCCCCGAAATGATCAAGTCCCGCGTCCTCGAACTCAACGCCTCCGACGAGCGTGGCATCTCAATTGTCCGAGAAAAGGTCAAGAATTTCGCCCGCACGCAATTGACCAACCCGAGCCCTGGATACAAGGACAAATATCCCTGCCCCCCTTTCAAGATCATTatcctcgacgaggccgacTCCATGACACAGGATGCGCAGAGCGCACTACGAAGAACTATGGAGACATACAGCAAGATCACCCGTTTCTGCTTGATTTGCAACTATGTCACTCGTATCATCGACCCGCTTGCTAGTCGATGCAGCAAATTTCGATTCAAAAGTCTCGACCAGAGTAATGCAAAGAAGAGGCTCGAGGAGATTGCAGAGAAGGAGGGCGTTCCGCTGGAGGACGGCGCCGTCGACACACTGATCAAGTGCAGCGAGGGAGATCTTCGAAAGGCTATTACCTTCCTGCAGAGTGCTGCTAGACTCGTGGGCGCCGGTGCCCCGGAGAAGGACGCCGATGGTGCTGACACTATGGATGTGGATAAGAAGGCAGTGACCGTTAAGATCGTTGAGGACATTGCCGGTGTCATTCCCGAGAGCACCATTGAAGACCTGGTTCAAGCGATACGCCCAAAGAGCTCAGGACCCTCATATCAGAACGTCTCCAAAGTCGTTGAAGACATGGTTGCAGATGGCTGGAGCGCAGGACAAGTTGTTGGCCAG TTGTACCAAGCCCTTACATACGATGAAACCATCCCGGATCCccagaagaacaagatcgTCCTGATCTTCTCTGAAGTGGATAAACGGTTAGTAGACGGAGCTGATGAGCACCTATCTATCCTTGATTTGGCCATGAGGGTGTCGGCTATCATGGCGGGAAAATAA